TATATGTTCTTTGGGTAATTGTACGTAACTaaattatttctcttttaaCTTTTTATCAAATTCTCTTAATAATGTAATAATTAAGCAAAATACTCTTCACATATTAATTTCctttaattttacaatttaaacaTTCAGTTCGAAACCAACAAATCAAATTCAAAGCCAACTCAAAATTCAGTGGATAAAATTGTCAATCAACCCGTCTTCCAATTCCGATTCAATAAAACTGCTGATCGATTTCAATTTCTATTCTGATCTGATCATTTTCCAACTGATTTTTGAATCAGAACTTTTGGCAACGAGACTAAATTCTCATCTGAATGACTGCAATACGGCTACAATCTGTTCCACAGAATTACATTCCATTTTGGCTTATCAGGCATGGCACAAGTGAGAATTAGTCCATGAAAACCGGAATATTTGACAATGCAACCGTGATATATACAACATTTTTACTATAATCAATGAATATGATGAATTTTCTACAGGTTTCATCATGAGTAATGATCAACGGTTGCATTTTCATGAAAAACACTAGGCAAAAGAGCCAACCTTACATGAAGCATAGTAACACTCCAAAACAATAAAAGCTTTTTGCATATGCTACAAGTGCAAATTAATCTAAAAACACTGATTTTTTTCAAGAGGTTTTACAATCGCATCTTGTGAGGGCCTGCCCCATAAATGACTTACAGTCCTGTTGACAGTAAACAGGAGGAAATAAAAACAACTGTATACATGAATAATTTATGCACAAGTTAAAGCCAGCTTATCCTACTTTTCCAACTTCAGTTGGTCACTGAAACAAAATTTTTGTGGACTGCACAGCAGACTTCTCATACCTTGGCCAATGATCGTACCTGCAAATTGGTTAGGTTGTTCTTCTCCTACAGTCCTATAGTCATCAAGTTCTACAGAATCTTTACATGAAAATACAAAAGCAGGCTACCGAGGAAGTCGAGCCTCAGGCAGATGAGATGGAGCCATGCTATGAAATTGTGTTGATGTCATACTATGAAACACAGTTGGAACCACATTCTGTAACTGTGCTGACACCATATTATGTGATTGCACAGCACTTAGGTCGCACATCTCCTGCCCCAAGAATAAAATggaaaataataagaaatgCATGCCATTAACAACTTTTCTTCACAACTAGGCTTCAGGCTGGCATATTTAAACACTCGAGTTATATGTTGCTATGATCTGCTTAGAATGCTTCTGGTTTGCAAATAAAGTGAAGGTAAAGGAAAGAGGAGTTGGCAAGAAAGAGAACAGAATAAGGGAGATAAAGGagggaaaaaaaatgaaaaattcagGACTTCTTGTATGAGTCGATGTCTAATCCTCTATAGCTGAATTTATTAGTTATTCAACTGATGAGGTTAATTTCCAGCCTGCCAATACAGAAGAGAAAACTAACTTGCTTTCCTAAGCAACTAACTCTAATAGCTGCACAATAGCTTATCTCTAGTGGTCCTCTTTGATGCCGACATATACATTAAAAACGAAGATGAAAATATGTAAAGTTCAAGTATTCCAACAAAGTTGATCCCTCTTCCATGAAATACTCAGACAAAGAGTATTACGCTGCATTAAAACTAAACTAGTAGAATAAGCAAAAATCCTCAATTTAAATGGTAAGTAAGATGTGAGTATCACAAACCACTAGGTGGAAGCTATCCGGCACCCCACCATTAACAGATCCTGATTGAGGTACCTGACAtgcaaagaaaaaaattatcttaACACCATCCATTAGTGAATACGGTTCATGTATCAACACTATAAAGGAAAGAGCAAATTAGTTACAAACACAAACTACCTTTCCTTTTCTAAATGTGTTACTTTCatcattttccttttcctttccaGCTTCAACTCTCCTGGAAGAGTTATTAGCACTAATGGAGTGAGCATCTGCTACATCTTTGGATGTAGAAGCACTATGATTCTCTTCCTCAATGCTAACTAGGGTGGTAGGACCAACACAATTCTCAACAGAGTTGTTCAGATTTGCACATTGCTTCAGAGCTTCTTTTATGGCACATAATGCAATATTGTAACTCTCTTCAGAAAGCGAACCCTCTTCACCCAATATTATTGCTCGTCGACATAAATCATTGTAACGACGCACCTTAGTTTGCACCTCATCCAGTCTCTCACTTATAGAATGCCTACTCAAAGCAGCATTTGTCCACCGCTGCAATACATATTTAGGCGGGATTCTGAACACACCAGACATTTGTAGAACGACGATAGCATGCCTGCAGAGATAACCTTTGTATTCAAATGAACGACATAAGCAACATATCTCTGATTTTGATTCATTCCACTCCACCATATAGTTTTGATTATCCTCAAAATCTTTTACAGTATAAATTGTGGTAGTCTCATCCTCAGTTTCTTCTTTCTTAAGATGACAAGCAgctgctcccaaaacctcaaattgaaattttttgaaaatctcATGCGTATATACAAATGACATTTGTTTCTCAAAAGGTGATGGAGACTTCAACTCAGGTGTTTCATGCCATGAATCAAAATCTGCTCTGGCTTCTTCCTCATACATATCTTCAAGAATTAATCTGTATTGCTCTATAAACTCTCTCATTGATGTTTCCCAGCGCACATATTTGTCCAATGAAGAGTTCACGCTCTCAGAGCGCATTATTGTAGACAAACCAGCAAAGGACACATCTCGCATGAAAGTAGGAACCCAATATTTACGATCATCATACAATGATTGTACCCATTCAACCTCTCTAAGATTAAATTTTTCAAGCAATTTCCACCATCTCTTTTCAAACTGTTCCTCTGTCCATGATTTAAATATACACTTGTTAAATTTTACCATAAAACTATCAAGCCATGGACTCAAATACTCCAGCTGCCGGGGGATCTTCTCCAATATGTGCCACAAGCAAAAACAATGGCGTGTTTGGGGAAAGACAGCTCCAATAGCTGTTTTTATGGCATTGTTTTGATCAGTGAGTATTACTCTTGGAGCTCGCTCCCCCATGGCAGTAAACCATGTCTGCATTAACCAGAAAAAGGTGTAAATTGTCTCATCTGCAATCAATGCACAACCAAGCAATACAGGTTGAATATGATGGTTCACTCCAATAAACAGAACCAAAGGGATTTTGTACTTGTTGGTGAAATATGTAGTATCAAAACAAACAACATCACCGAAGTTGTTGTAGTCTTCCATTCCTTTTGCATCAACCCAGAACAAGTTTCTCAATTTATGTTCTTCATTGAAATCAACAGCATAGAAAAACTTGGGGTTTTCTTCCTGCATATGCATAAAAAGTTCAAGTAGTATTTGAGCATCTCCTGCTTCAAGTACTAAACTTCTTCCTTTATCATGCTGATTTCTCATATATCCATCCAAACAGTCAACATTTTGATATGCGCCAAATAATTTGGACACTGCAGTCATATTCTTTCGTCTCCTTATTCTAGCATCATTCTTAAGAGGATCAGCATTTCTGTGGCTTCGAAAGAAGTGCACCTGGGCTGGTAAGAGCTCATGATTATGCTCCTTCACAAAACTGTAAATATACCATTTCCCATTAGGTCTTCTCTTCACATGCAAGCTTGCTTTGCAACCAATTTTTGGAGAAGGTCGTGGATTAATCGCATCATCAGACTGCTGTTTATTTCCATATCTTATACATGAGAATTTTGCATCAATGAACTCCCTTGATGCCCTTGACCTCCTGCTACTCAATTTGGCAGTACCAAACCCAACAGACTTGGCATATTCTTTGTAAAATGAATATGCATCTTCATGTGAATCAAAGACCATATCATCACGTGGTTCATAAATTGTACTGCCAGTGGTGATATTAGAATCCATTACTGTAGAAGAAATATAAAGATCCACTGTGTCCAAAACTGTGTCACATCAAAGTCTATAGTCTGTGGGATATGTCATATACACTGTTCAAAATTCCCTCCAGTggagataatataaaattttgtcTCAACAACTCCAATGCCATGCTGCCTAAAATGAAAGCACAAAGATAGGACAAACCAATATCAACACAAAATACGCTATGAAGCATATATTATTCTTGAACACAGCACACCCTTGATCCCAAACTAGAGAAATTGATTTTGGACAAGTACATACCCATAAAATCCAAAAGTAATTTAAGACCTAATGATTGTGCAAATCAGTGGCAGGATGGGGTGAGTTTGGAAAGGGTTATAAACAAACCATTTAAAATTACTTGGACGGTTTCAAATTCACTTAACCAAAATAAACCCTCACCTGTTACTTTAACTgatcataataataaaaacaataaatattattattagcatcatcatcatcatcatcaagtttAACCATTTCAATGTCTTACAATAACTAAGGGTGGGCATGGACCAGAGCCAGGCCAGGCTCTACAAAAATAAGATCTGATGTCCAGATCAAGCATGCTCCACAAAGCCTTTTGTTTTCAAGCTTAACCCTAAATGAAACAACtaagaaagggaaagaagaaAAGCCAGCAGCCATGCCTGACAGACCTAAAAGtcatttaaaaaagaaagagcCCATGTGTAATGGCTGCGTCCCTCTAAACACTATCCAAACCACCCAAAATTCCACCTTTTTAGTGAAATCAGTTGGATTCCAGGTACCCTTTTAATGGCACATTTGCAATGACAATAAAAATGCTACACCAAAATACATCTACTCAGAGAGTGGAACACAAGATTTTTGGCCCTTAGAAAAAAGGTACAAATATTTGGATTTAGCAGCTTGCAATTCCACTCTGTGAGGTTACCAAATCCCCTTCACTTACTTGGATTTACAGCATGCAAATATTTTCTACATGAGTCatccaaaagaaaataaagcatAGCTTTTCTCTTGAAGAAAGCAAGTGttgatatattaaaaattcaattcctCTATTTCTCCTTCACAGAAGAAAGAAAACCCCCAACATAAGCCCTAAGCATCCTCACCCACCATCCCATCCTATCTCCCACCCCTTCTGTCtcccaaaataaaaatatgatccTCTTAGACTCGATTATTACTCTTATTCAAAATCCCAAATGTCTGAGGGCATATTTTCATCATGCTAAGCTTTTTGTTCATTTGAATTGTGTCACCATTCTGCTTTATGTGCTCAGTTATATATATTAGTTCAAACCTATGGCAACCCGGTGGTGCAAATTTATGCCAGGAAAAATTCATCAATAACTAATTGCAGAGTATGTTAAATGATTGAACTGACATTCATTCAGTTGAAAAGTTCTACTATTTTTAATAGACTGACAGCACCTAATAAAAAGGCTGGTTATAGTAAATGTGATTTGGTTATCATAATGATGCACACAAGTTCTCCTTTTTTTGGGTGCATATGCAGATATTTTTCTTTGAGATTTCTCACACAGATTTTGATGGTGCCTATGCAGAATTGCTTTTCTACTTATTCTAGCAATATGAATTCACTTGTTCTTCATTGAACTGGATGATTGATGATTGGAGATCCAATTTCAACATATCAGGAATCCAAATATAGTGTTCTTTATGAATCAGATAAAGTGCTCTTTATGCATCAGATATCATAGTTCATTTGGAGAACTTGTAGGTACCTAAGATTGAATTGCCCCAGTTTGGTCTTCAAAACTGAATAAACAAAACTTAATGGGAATacaaactgaatcgaataaggataaaagaaaaaatgaactGAGCCAAATGACAAATCAGTTGAGggcttttaaaaaagaaaaatttaaaaaaacaaaaaacaaaaaacaaaaagaaagagcCAAAGATAGCTGGATTGAAATAATTGGAAATTTTTTTGAGAGGAAAAGGAGAAAATTGCATGCTAGCTACAAAGGCAGTCCACTTCCCCAACCATTCCAGTAGATAAAGGCCAATGCTAACCTTACAAAAATGAAATTTCAGATGCAAAAAGGAGGGTAACCAGTTTTAACATTGAATGACTAATCTAAAATATGTATATTCTCATCCTGCAATATTAAAAATGTATACTAAAATCGTCATCATTCCTTAACTTTTTCACTGCCTTGAAGTCATTGGAAGTTCATTTCAACGACTACCAACTATACATAACATCCTGgacaaaagaaacaaaaatgTTCAAGTTATAACTAAAAAAAGCTAGTGCTTACTTAACACATTCGCTGGGTTTCCCCGAATTTTGGGAAATCAACAAGCTTCAAAATCAATGATTTGCTTTGCACCAAATCTGCTTGAAGAAAGAATGAGCTTGAAAAAACAGGCAATAGAAAAGGGAGGATTAACAGTCAGCACCTGAGAAAAAGCACAAATTTGTGCGTACCCATCAATCCAAACACATATATGAGTATGAATGCAAACAAACAGAGATAAAAGAgaagaggaggagaaggaggaggaggaaagaaCATACCAGGAGAGGATCTGATCAGCGAAAGATTTGATAGCCTTTGAATACAAGGAGTGGTACAAGCAAGTAAGATCTGGAATTCTAACTTGGTGAGAAACAAGGAGAGAAAAAGTGAGAAATTAACTGTGAGCGGAGAGAGCGCAGCTTGGTGGCGACAGCGAGGCTGAAATTCTTTTGGTGGTCATGGCAAGCTGGAAGTTGTGACTTCATCGCAGAGTCGCAGTCCGCAGAAGAGTTTAGATGAATTAGGGTTTCTCGGTTGCCATGGATTATTCTATCAGCGATTAAACCAACTCAACCCGATCTTGTAATTCAAACCGAGAAGTCGGTTCGATTTGAATCTGATCGGTCGGGTCCATTCAAAATGACGACAAGTCGACAACCACCTGCCATTGGCCTTGTTTCGTTGTGCACATCACCCGCTCGTTAAAAATCTTCAACGTCTCCACGTTACTACGACGTTGCTTCATTGAGGCATTTCATCAAACCACTTCGACACAATAAACGAAGAAGAAGATACATACGGATTAGGTTGATATCTAATGGAAGAGATTTCACCAAGACCACAATGGAAGAACAACACAACTGTTGTCTTATAGCTGATAGATTAGGAGCGATAGGAATTCTATATCTCGAGAAAATAATTGATTTAGTTGCTGCTCACTGCAGTGACTGAACATTTTCTGTGAGTTTGATGTTGAAAATGATGGTTTAACGGTTGCCTACTGTAGCTTATGGGTCATAGGCTCTTCCACGGCGAACCCCATGGGTTACACACAGTTGAGCCAGTGTCAATTGTGTTCAATTGCCAACATTAGTGGACTTCTTTTTTTGAATGGAAAAttagcaaaaaaaaatatttaattagtatattataaaaaatttattaattaattttttaattttaaaaaatatatt
This region of Manihot esculenta cultivar AM560-2 chromosome 10, M.esculenta_v8, whole genome shotgun sequence genomic DNA includes:
- the LOC110624739 gene encoding protein FAR1-RELATED SEQUENCE 4 isoform X1, with translation MDSNITTGSTIYEPRDDMVFDSHEDAYSFYKEYAKSVGFGTAKLSSRRSRASREFIDAKFSCIRYGNKQQSDDAINPRPSPKIGCKASLHVKRRPNGKWYIYSFVKEHNHELLPAQVHFFRSHRNADPLKNDARIRRRKNMTAVSKLFGAYQNVDCLDGYMRNQHDKGRSLVLEAGDAQILLELFMHMQEENPKFFYAVDFNEEHKLRNLFWVDAKGMEDYNNFGDVVCFDTTYFTNKYKIPLVLFIGVNHHIQPVLLGCALIADETIYTFFWLMQTWFTAMGERAPRVILTDQNNAIKTAIGAVFPQTRHCFCLWHILEKIPRQLEYLSPWLDSFMVKFNKCIFKSWTEEQFEKRWWKLLEKFNLREVEWVQSLYDDRKYWVPTFMRDVSFAGLSTIMRSESVNSSLDKYVRWETSMREFIEQYRLILEDMYEEEARADFDSWHETPELKSPSPFEKQMSFVYTHEIFKKFQFEVLGAAACHLKKEETEDETTTIYTVKDFEDNQNYMVEWNESKSEICCLCRSFEYKGYLCRHAIVVLQMSGVFRIPPKYVLQRWTNAALSRHSISERLDEVQTKVRRYNDLCRRAIILGEEGSLSEESYNIALCAIKEALKQCANLNNSVENCVGPTTLVSIEEENHSASTSKDVADAHSISANNSSRRVEAGKEKENDESNTFRKGKVVPQSGSVNGGVPDSFHLVEMCDLSAVQSHNMVSAQLQNVVPTVFHSMTSTQFHSMAPSHLPEARLPR
- the LOC110624739 gene encoding protein FAR1-RELATED SEQUENCE 4 isoform X2, with the protein product MDSNITTGSTIYEPRDDMVFDSHEDAYSFYKEYAKSVGFGTAKLSSRRSRASREFIDAKFSCIRYGNKQQSDDAINPRPSPKIGCKASLHVKRRPNGKWYIYSFVKEHNHELLPAQVHFFRSHRNADPLKNDARIRRRKNMTAVSKLFGAYQNVDCLDGYMRNQHDKGRSLVLEAGDAQILLELFMHMQEENPKFFYAVDFNEEHKLRNLFWVDAKGMEDYNNFGDVVCFDTTYFTNKYKIPLVLFIGVNHHIQPVLLGCALIADETIYTFFWLMQTWFTAMGERAPRVILTDQNNAIKTAIGAVFPQTRHCFCLWHILEKIPRQLEYLSPWLDSFMVKFNKCIFKSWTEEQFEKRWWKLLEKFNLREVEWVQSLYDDRKYWVPTFMRDVSFAGLSTIMRSESVNSSLDKYVRWETSMREFIEQYRLILEDMYEEEARADFDSWHETPELKSPSPFEKQMSFVYTHEIFKKFQFEVLGAAACHLKKEETEDETTTIYTVKDFEDNQNYMVEWNESKSEICCLCRSFEYKGYLCRHAIVVLQMSGVFRIPPKYVLQRWTNAALSRHSISERLDEVQTKVRRYNDLCRRAIILGEEGSLSEESYNIALCAIKEALKQCANLNNSVENCVGPTTLVSIEEENHSASTSKDVADAHSISANNSSRRVEAGKEKENDESNTFRKGKVPQSGSVNGGVPDSFHLVEMCDLSAVQSHNMVSAQLQNVVPTVFHSMTSTQFHSMAPSHLPEARLPR